In Quadrisphaera sp. DSM 44207, one DNA window encodes the following:
- the rpoB gene encoding DNA-directed RNA polymerase subunit beta, translated as MVASRTSLRSSSTSAATRRVSFAKIREPLDVPDLLALQTESFDWLLGNERWRERVAQAKTTGEVPETSGLEDIFEEISPIEDFSGSMSLSFRDHRFEPPKYSLEECKERDMTYAAPLFVTAEFMNATTGEIKSQTVFMGDFPLMTPRGTFVINGTERVVVSQLVRSPGAYFERAIDKTSDKDVFTAKIIPSRGAWLEFEVDKRDMVGVRIDRKRKQSVTVLLKALGWTDAQILEEFGQFESVRATLEKDSTAGQDEALLDIYRKLRPGEPPTREAAQTLLENLYFNPKRYDLAKVGRYKLNRKLGLEEPLSAGTLSVEDIVATIRLLVTLHAGGSTMKGRRGGQDAEIRVEVDDIDHFGNRRLRAVGELIQNQVRTGLSRMERVVRERMTTQDVEAITPQTLINIRPVVASIKEFFGTSQLSQFMDQTNPLAGLTHKRRLSALGPGGLSRDRAGMDVRDVHPSHYGRMCPIETPEGPNIGLIGSLSSYGRINPFGFVETPYRRVVAGRVSDEVHYLTADEEDEHVIAQANAPLTGDGSFAEARVLVRAKGGEAEFVPADEVDYMDVSPRQMVSVATAMIPFLEHDDANRALMGSNMQRQAVPLVRAEAPLVGTGMELHAAVDAGDVLVAEKPGAVTQVSADAVTVANDDGTTSTYRLAKFRRSNQGTSYNQRVLAVEGTHVEAGTVLADGPSTDQGELALGRNLLVAFMPWEGHNYEDAIILSQRVVQDDVLSSIHIEEHEVDARDTKLGPEEITRDIPNVAEEVLADLDERGIIRIGAEVVPGDILVGKVTPKGETELTPEERLLRAIFGEKAREVRDTSLKVPHGESGTVIGVKVFDREDGDELPPGVNQLVRVYVAQKRKITDGDKLAGRHGNKGVISKILPVEDMPFLEDGTPVDIVLNPLGVPGRMNVGQVLELHLGWIAKQGWAIEGAPEWAVRIPEQVREVAPDTPVASPVFDGVSEDEITGLLESTTPTRDGVRLVDGTGKARLFDGRSGEPFPEPVSVGYMYILKLHHLVDDKIHARSTGPYSMITQQPLGGKAQFGGQRFGEMEVWALEAYGAAYALQELLTIKSDDVLGRVKVYEAVVKGENIPEPGIPESFKVLIKEMQSLCLNVEVLSSDGTSIEMRETDDDVFRAAEELGIDLSRREPSSVEEV; from the coding sequence TTGGTCGCCTCGCGCACCTCGCTCCGCTCCAGCTCCACCTCCGCGGCCACCCGCCGCGTCTCCTTCGCCAAGATCCGCGAACCGCTCGACGTCCCCGACCTGCTCGCCCTCCAGACGGAGAGCTTCGACTGGCTGCTCGGCAACGAGCGCTGGCGCGAGCGCGTCGCCCAGGCCAAGACCACCGGCGAGGTCCCCGAGACCTCCGGCCTCGAGGACATCTTCGAGGAGATCTCCCCGATCGAGGACTTCTCGGGCTCCATGTCGCTGTCCTTCCGCGACCACCGCTTCGAGCCGCCCAAGTACTCCCTGGAGGAGTGCAAGGAGCGGGACATGACCTACGCCGCGCCGCTGTTCGTCACGGCCGAGTTCATGAACGCCACCACCGGCGAGATCAAGAGCCAGACGGTCTTCATGGGCGACTTCCCGCTCATGACCCCGCGCGGCACGTTCGTCATCAACGGCACCGAGCGCGTCGTCGTCTCCCAGCTCGTGCGCTCCCCGGGCGCCTACTTCGAGCGCGCCATCGACAAGACCTCCGACAAGGACGTCTTCACCGCAAAGATCATCCCGTCGCGCGGCGCGTGGCTGGAGTTCGAGGTCGACAAGCGCGACATGGTCGGTGTGCGCATCGACCGCAAGCGCAAGCAGTCGGTCACGGTGCTGCTCAAGGCGCTGGGCTGGACCGACGCCCAGATCCTCGAGGAGTTCGGGCAGTTCGAGTCGGTGCGGGCGACGCTGGAGAAGGACAGCACCGCTGGCCAGGACGAGGCGCTGCTCGACATCTACCGCAAGCTGCGCCCGGGCGAGCCCCCGACGCGCGAGGCGGCCCAGACGCTGCTCGAGAACCTGTACTTCAACCCCAAGCGCTACGACCTGGCGAAGGTCGGCCGCTACAAGCTCAACCGCAAGCTGGGGCTGGAGGAGCCGCTGAGCGCGGGCACCCTCTCGGTCGAGGACATCGTCGCCACGATCCGGCTGCTGGTCACCCTGCACGCCGGGGGCTCGACGATGAAGGGTCGCCGCGGCGGCCAGGACGCCGAGATCCGCGTCGAGGTCGACGACATCGACCACTTCGGCAACCGGCGCCTGCGCGCGGTCGGCGAGCTGATCCAGAACCAGGTGCGCACCGGCCTCTCGCGCATGGAGCGCGTCGTCCGCGAGCGGATGACGACCCAGGACGTCGAGGCGATCACACCGCAGACGCTGATCAACATCCGCCCCGTCGTGGCCTCCATCAAGGAGTTCTTCGGGACGAGCCAGCTCAGCCAGTTCATGGACCAGACCAACCCGCTGGCCGGTCTGACCCACAAGCGCCGCCTGTCCGCGCTCGGCCCCGGCGGCCTCTCGCGCGACCGCGCCGGCATGGACGTGCGCGACGTGCACCCCTCGCACTACGGGCGCATGTGCCCGATCGAGACCCCGGAGGGCCCGAACATCGGCCTGATCGGGTCGCTGTCCAGCTACGGGCGGATCAACCCGTTCGGCTTCGTGGAGACCCCGTACCGCCGGGTGGTCGCCGGCCGCGTCTCCGACGAGGTGCACTACCTGACCGCGGACGAGGAGGACGAGCACGTCATCGCGCAGGCCAACGCGCCGCTGACGGGCGACGGCTCCTTCGCCGAGGCGCGCGTCCTGGTGCGCGCGAAGGGCGGCGAGGCCGAGTTCGTGCCGGCCGACGAGGTCGACTACATGGACGTCTCCCCGCGCCAGATGGTGTCGGTGGCGACGGCGATGATCCCCTTCCTCGAGCACGACGACGCCAACCGCGCGCTCATGGGCTCGAACATGCAGCGCCAGGCGGTGCCGCTGGTGCGCGCCGAGGCGCCCCTGGTGGGCACGGGCATGGAGCTGCACGCGGCCGTGGACGCCGGCGACGTGCTCGTGGCCGAGAAGCCGGGCGCGGTGACGCAGGTCTCCGCCGACGCGGTGACCGTGGCCAACGACGACGGCACGACCAGCACCTACCGGCTGGCGAAGTTCCGCCGCTCCAACCAGGGCACCTCGTACAACCAGCGCGTCCTCGCGGTGGAGGGCACCCACGTCGAGGCCGGCACGGTCCTCGCCGACGGCCCCTCGACCGACCAGGGGGAGCTGGCGCTGGGCCGCAACCTGCTCGTGGCGTTCATGCCGTGGGAGGGCCACAACTACGAGGACGCGATCATCCTCTCCCAGCGGGTCGTGCAGGACGACGTCCTGTCCTCGATCCACATCGAGGAGCACGAGGTCGACGCCCGCGACACCAAGCTGGGCCCGGAGGAGATCACCCGGGACATCCCCAACGTCGCCGAGGAGGTCCTGGCCGACCTCGACGAGCGCGGCATCATCCGCATCGGCGCCGAGGTCGTCCCCGGCGACATCCTCGTCGGCAAGGTCACGCCCAAGGGCGAGACCGAGCTGACCCCGGAGGAGCGGCTGCTGCGCGCGATCTTCGGCGAGAAGGCGCGCGAGGTGCGCGACACCTCCCTGAAGGTGCCCCACGGGGAGTCCGGCACGGTCATCGGCGTGAAAGTCTTCGACCGCGAGGACGGCGACGAGCTGCCCCCGGGCGTGAACCAGCTGGTGCGCGTGTACGTCGCCCAGAAGCGCAAGATCACCGACGGCGACAAGCTCGCCGGCCGCCACGGCAACAAGGGCGTGATCTCCAAGATCCTCCCGGTCGAGGACATGCCGTTCCTCGAGGACGGCACGCCGGTCGACATCGTGCTCAACCCGCTCGGCGTGCCGGGCCGCATGAACGTCGGCCAGGTCCTCGAGCTGCACCTGGGCTGGATCGCCAAGCAGGGCTGGGCGATCGAGGGCGCCCCGGAGTGGGCCGTGCGCATCCCCGAGCAGGTGCGCGAGGTCGCCCCGGACACCCCGGTCGCCTCCCCGGTCTTCGACGGCGTCTCCGAGGACGAGATCACCGGGCTGCTGGAGTCGACGACCCCGACGCGCGACGGCGTCCGCCTGGTCGACGGCACCGGCAAGGCGCGGCTGTTCGACGGCCGCTCCGGCGAGCCGTTCCCGGAGCCGGTGTCGGTGGGCTACATGTACATCCTGAAGCTGCACCACCTCGTGGACGACAAGATCCACGCCCGCTCCACCGGCCCCTACTCGATGATCACGCAGCAGCCCCTGGGCGGGAAGGCCCAGTTCGGCGGCCAGCGGTTCGGCGAGATGGAGGTCTGGGCGCTGGAGGCGTACGGCGCCGCCTACGCCCTGCAGGAGCTGCTGACGATCAAGTCGGACGACGTCCTGGGCCGCGTGAAGGTCTACGAGGCCGTCGTCAAGGGCGAGAACATCCCCGAGCCCGGGATCCCCGAGTCCTTCAAGGTGCTCATCAAGGAGATGCAGTCCCTGTGCCTGAACGTGGAGGTCCTCTCCAGCGACGGCACGTCGATCGAGATGCGGGAGACGGACGACGACGTCTTCCGGGCCGCCGAGGAGCTGGGCATCGACCTGTCGCGTCGCGAGCCCAGCAGCGTCGAGGAGGTCTGA
- the rplA gene encoding 50S ribosomal protein L1, with protein sequence MKRSKAYRAAAEKIDRERSYAPLEAVRLAKDTSVTAYDATVEVALRLGVDPRKADQMVRGTVNLPHGTGKTARVLVFATGERAAQAEAAGADVVGGDELIERVAGGFLDFDAAVATPDLMGKVGRLGRVLGPRGLMPNPKTGTVTMDVARAVTEIKGGKIEFRVDKHANLHFVIGKVSFGEQQLVENYAAALEEVLRLKPAASKGRYVEKATIATTMGPGVPVDPSRTRDLLEADAPA encoded by the coding sequence GTGAAGCGCAGCAAGGCCTACCGCGCCGCCGCCGAGAAGATCGACCGCGAGCGCTCCTACGCACCCCTCGAGGCCGTCCGCCTCGCCAAGGACACCTCGGTCACCGCCTACGACGCCACCGTGGAGGTGGCGCTGCGCCTCGGCGTGGACCCGCGCAAGGCCGACCAGATGGTCCGCGGCACCGTGAACCTGCCGCACGGCACCGGCAAGACCGCCCGCGTGCTGGTCTTCGCCACCGGCGAGCGTGCCGCGCAGGCCGAGGCCGCGGGCGCGGACGTCGTCGGCGGCGACGAGCTGATCGAGCGCGTCGCCGGCGGCTTCCTCGACTTCGACGCCGCCGTCGCCACGCCGGACCTCATGGGCAAGGTCGGCCGCCTCGGCCGCGTGCTCGGCCCGCGCGGCCTGATGCCGAACCCGAAGACCGGCACGGTGACCATGGACGTCGCCCGGGCCGTCACCGAGATCAAGGGCGGCAAGATCGAGTTCCGCGTCGACAAGCACGCGAACCTGCACTTCGTGATCGGCAAGGTCTCCTTCGGCGAGCAGCAGCTCGTGGAGAACTACGCCGCCGCCCTCGAGGAGGTGCTGCGCCTGAAGCCCGCGGCGTCCAAGGGCCGGTACGTGGAGAAGGCGACCATCGCCACCACCATGGGCCCGGGCGTGCCGGTGGACCCGAGCCGCACCCGCGACCTGCTGGAGGCGGACGCTCCCGCCTGA
- the rplL gene encoding 50S ribosomal protein L7/L12 has translation MAKLSTDELLDAFKDMTLIELSEFVKKFEETFEVTAAAPIAVAGAAPAAGGGGAEAEAAEEQTEFDVVLEAAGDKKIQVIKEVRALTSLGLKEAKDLVDGAPKPVLEKVAKDAADKARAQLEGAGATVSVK, from the coding sequence ATGGCGAAGCTGTCCACCGACGAGCTGCTCGACGCGTTCAAGGACATGACGCTGATCGAGCTGTCGGAGTTCGTGAAGAAGTTCGAGGAGACCTTCGAGGTCACCGCCGCGGCCCCCATCGCCGTCGCGGGCGCCGCCCCGGCCGCCGGTGGCGGTGGCGCCGAGGCCGAGGCCGCCGAGGAGCAGACGGAGTTCGACGTCGTCCTCGAGGCCGCCGGCGACAAGAAGATCCAGGTCATCAAGGAGGTGCGCGCCCTGACCAGCCTCGGCCTGAAGGAGGCCAAGGACCTCGTGGACGGCGCCCCCAAGCCCGTCCTGGAGAAGGTCGCCAAGGACGCCGCCGACAAGGCCCGGGCGCAGCTCGAGGGCGCCGGCGCGACCGTCTCCGTCAAGTGA
- a CDS encoding DNA-directed RNA polymerase subunit beta': MLDVNFFDELRIGLATADDIRQWSHGEVKKPETINYRTLKPEKDGLFCEKIFGPTRDWECYCGKYKRVRFKGIICERCGVEVTRAKVRRERMGHIELAAPVTHIWYFKGVPSRLGYLLDLAPKDLEKIIYFAAYMITSVDEESRHRDLPSLQAQMDVEKKQVADRRDADVEARAQKLEADLAELEAEGAKGDARRRVRESAEREMNAIRRRADAEIDRLTQVWDRFAKLKVADLEGDEMLYRELRDRYGLYFEGGMGAAAIQKRLESFDLQAEAESLRETIRTGKGQRKTRALKRLKVVSAFLTTSNSPLGMVLDAVPVIPPDLRPMVQLDGGRFATSDLNDLYRRVINRNNRLKRLLDLGAPEIIVNNEKRMLQEAVDALFDNGRRGRPVTGPGNRPLKSLSDMLKGKQGRFRQNLLGKRVDYSGRSVIVVGPQLKLHQCGLPKPMALELFKPFVMKRLVDLNHAQNIKSAKRMVERARPVVWDVLEEVITEHPVLLNRAPTLHRLGIQAFEPQLVEGKAIQIHPLVCTAFNADFDGDQMAVHLPLSAEAQAEARVLMLSSNNILKPADGRPVTMPTQDMVIGLFHLTSQAEGAVGEGRVFGSVAEAIMAFDAGSLDLGAQVRIRLEGVVPPAGAAVPEGHQDGEPLVVETTLGRALFNETLPTDYRFVNATVDKKRLSAIVNDLAERYPKVQVAATLDALKEAGFHWATRSGTTIAISDLVSPDHKQAILEEHEARAEKVQRQYEQGLITDDERRQELIEIWTLGTNKVAEDLEASIDPKNTIYRMVTSGARGNWMQMRQIGGMKGLVANPRGEIIPRPVKSSFREGLSVLEFFISTHGARKGLADTALRTADSGYLTRRLVDVSQDVIVREDDCGTERGLTLPIAAQDASGALRKLDTVETSVYARTLAADVAVDGEVVAEAGTDVGDVLIDALVARGVREVKIRSVLTCESRVGTCALCYGRSLASGKLVDIGEAVGIIAAQSIGEPGTQLTMRTFHVGGVASEGGDITHGLPRVQELFEARTPKGQAPIAEVAGRVEVEDADRTRRLVITPDDGSEEIAYSVSKRARLLVSDGEHVEVGRQLVMGSVDPKQVLRILGPRAVQKHLVDEVQRVYRSQGVGIHDKHIEVIVRQMLRRVTIIDSGDAELLPGELAERSRFEAENRRVVAEGGTPAAGRPELMGITKASLATESWLSAASFQETTRVLTEAALNGRSDPLLGLKENVILGKLIPAGTGLSRYRDVRVEPTEEAKAAMYAVPGYDETDYDSYFGSGSGQAVPLEEYDTGGYGR; the protein is encoded by the coding sequence GTGCTCGACGTCAACTTCTTCGACGAGCTGCGCATCGGCCTCGCCACCGCCGACGACATCCGTCAGTGGTCCCACGGCGAGGTGAAGAAGCCCGAGACCATCAACTACCGCACCCTCAAGCCGGAGAAGGACGGGCTCTTCTGCGAGAAGATCTTCGGTCCCACCCGGGACTGGGAGTGCTACTGCGGCAAGTACAAGCGCGTCCGCTTCAAGGGCATCATCTGCGAGCGCTGCGGGGTGGAGGTCACCCGCGCCAAGGTGCGCCGCGAGCGGATGGGCCACATCGAGCTGGCCGCCCCCGTCACCCACATCTGGTACTTCAAGGGCGTCCCGAGCCGCCTGGGCTACCTGCTGGACCTGGCGCCCAAGGACCTCGAGAAGATCATCTACTTCGCGGCGTACATGATCACGTCCGTGGACGAGGAGTCGCGCCACCGCGACCTGCCCTCGCTGCAGGCGCAGATGGACGTGGAGAAGAAGCAGGTCGCCGACCGCCGCGACGCCGACGTGGAGGCCCGGGCCCAGAAGCTCGAGGCCGACCTCGCCGAGCTCGAGGCCGAGGGCGCCAAGGGCGACGCGCGCCGCCGCGTGCGCGAGTCCGCCGAGCGGGAGATGAACGCGATCCGCCGCCGGGCGGACGCCGAGATCGACCGCCTCACCCAGGTGTGGGACCGCTTCGCCAAGCTGAAGGTCGCCGACCTCGAGGGCGACGAGATGCTCTACCGGGAGCTGCGCGACCGGTACGGCCTCTACTTCGAGGGCGGCATGGGCGCCGCGGCCATCCAGAAGCGCCTGGAGTCCTTCGACCTGCAGGCCGAGGCCGAGTCGCTGCGCGAGACCATCCGCACGGGCAAGGGCCAGCGCAAGACGCGCGCGCTCAAGCGCCTGAAGGTCGTCTCCGCGTTCCTCACCACGTCCAACTCCCCGCTGGGGATGGTCCTGGACGCCGTCCCGGTGATCCCGCCGGACCTGCGCCCGATGGTGCAGCTGGACGGCGGCCGGTTCGCGACGTCCGACCTCAACGACCTGTACCGCCGCGTGATCAACCGGAACAACCGGCTCAAGCGGCTGCTGGACCTCGGCGCGCCCGAGATCATCGTCAACAACGAGAAGCGGATGCTGCAGGAGGCCGTCGACGCGCTGTTCGACAACGGCCGCCGCGGCCGGCCGGTGACCGGCCCGGGCAACCGCCCGCTGAAGTCGCTGTCCGACATGCTCAAGGGCAAGCAGGGCCGCTTCCGCCAGAACCTGCTCGGCAAGCGCGTCGACTACTCCGGCCGCTCGGTCATCGTCGTCGGCCCGCAGCTGAAGCTGCACCAGTGCGGCCTGCCCAAGCCGATGGCGCTGGAGCTGTTCAAGCCGTTCGTCATGAAGCGCCTGGTCGACCTCAACCACGCGCAGAACATCAAGTCGGCCAAGCGCATGGTCGAGCGCGCCCGCCCGGTGGTGTGGGACGTGCTCGAGGAGGTCATCACCGAGCACCCGGTGCTGCTCAACCGCGCGCCCACGCTGCACCGCCTGGGCATCCAGGCGTTCGAGCCGCAGCTGGTCGAGGGCAAGGCCATCCAGATCCACCCGCTCGTCTGCACGGCGTTCAACGCCGACTTCGACGGCGACCAGATGGCCGTGCACCTGCCCCTGAGCGCGGAGGCGCAGGCCGAGGCCCGCGTCCTGATGCTCTCGAGCAACAACATCCTCAAGCCCGCCGACGGCCGCCCCGTCACCATGCCCACCCAGGACATGGTCATCGGGCTCTTCCACCTCACCTCGCAGGCGGAGGGCGCGGTCGGCGAGGGCCGGGTGTTCGGCTCGGTGGCCGAGGCGATCATGGCCTTCGACGCCGGCTCGCTCGACCTGGGCGCGCAGGTGCGCATCCGCCTGGAGGGCGTCGTCCCGCCGGCGGGCGCGGCGGTGCCCGAGGGGCACCAGGACGGCGAGCCGCTCGTGGTCGAGACCACGCTCGGGCGCGCCCTGTTCAACGAGACGCTGCCGACGGACTACCGCTTCGTCAACGCCACGGTGGACAAGAAGCGCCTGTCTGCGATCGTCAACGACCTGGCCGAGCGCTACCCGAAGGTCCAGGTCGCCGCGACGCTCGACGCCCTGAAGGAGGCCGGCTTCCACTGGGCCACCCGCTCGGGCACGACCATCGCGATCTCCGACCTGGTCTCGCCCGACCACAAGCAGGCGATCCTCGAGGAGCACGAGGCGCGCGCGGAGAAGGTGCAGCGCCAGTACGAGCAGGGCCTGATCACCGACGACGAGCGCCGCCAGGAGCTCATCGAGATCTGGACCCTCGGCACCAACAAGGTCGCCGAGGACCTCGAGGCCTCGATCGACCCGAAGAACACCATCTACCGGATGGTGACCTCGGGCGCGCGCGGCAACTGGATGCAGATGCGCCAGATCGGCGGCATGAAGGGCCTCGTGGCGAACCCGCGCGGCGAGATCATCCCGCGGCCGGTGAAGTCCAGCTTCCGTGAGGGCCTGTCCGTGCTGGAGTTCTTCATCTCCACGCACGGCGCCCGCAAGGGCCTGGCCGACACCGCCCTGCGCACCGCCGACTCCGGGTACCTGACCCGGCGTCTGGTGGACGTCTCCCAGGACGTCATCGTGCGCGAGGACGACTGCGGCACCGAGCGCGGCCTCACGCTGCCGATCGCGGCGCAGGACGCCAGCGGCGCCCTGCGCAAGCTCGACACCGTGGAGACCAGCGTCTACGCCCGCACCCTGGCGGCCGACGTCGCGGTGGACGGCGAGGTCGTGGCCGAGGCGGGCACCGACGTCGGGGACGTGCTCATCGACGCCCTGGTGGCCCGCGGGGTGCGCGAGGTGAAGATCCGCTCGGTCCTCACCTGCGAGTCCCGCGTCGGCACCTGCGCCCTGTGCTACGGCCGGTCGCTGGCCAGCGGCAAGCTCGTGGACATCGGCGAGGCGGTCGGCATCATCGCCGCCCAGTCGATCGGCGAGCCGGGCACGCAGCTGACGATGCGCACCTTCCACGTCGGCGGGGTCGCCTCCGAGGGCGGCGACATCACGCACGGCCTGCCGCGCGTGCAGGAGCTGTTCGAGGCCCGCACCCCCAAGGGGCAGGCCCCGATCGCCGAGGTCGCCGGCCGCGTGGAGGTCGAGGACGCCGACCGCACCCGCCGCCTGGTCATCACGCCGGACGACGGGTCGGAGGAGATCGCCTACTCGGTGAGCAAGCGCGCGCGCCTGCTCGTGAGCGACGGCGAGCACGTCGAGGTCGGGCGCCAGCTCGTGATGGGGTCGGTCGACCCCAAGCAGGTGCTGCGCATCCTCGGCCCGCGCGCGGTGCAGAAGCACCTGGTGGACGAGGTCCAGCGGGTCTACCGCAGCCAGGGCGTGGGCATCCACGACAAGCACATCGAGGTCATCGTCCGGCAGATGCTGCGCCGGGTGACGATCATCGACTCCGGGGACGCCGAGCTGCTGCCCGGCGAGCTGGCCGAGCGCTCGCGCTTCGAGGCGGAGAACCGCCGCGTCGTCGCCGAGGGCGGCACGCCGGCGGCCGGCCGCCCCGAGCTGATGGGCATCACCAAGGCCTCGCTGGCCACGGAGTCCTGGCTGTCGGCGGCCTCCTTCCAGGAGACCACCCGGGTGCTGACCGAGGCGGCCCTCAACGGCCGCAGCGACCCGCTGCTCGGGCTGAAGGAGAACGTCATCCTCGGCAAGCTCATCCCCGCCGGCACCGGGCTGTCCCGGTACCGCGACGTGCGGGTGGAGCCCACCGAGGAGGCCAAGGCCGCGATGTACGCGGTCCCGGGCTACGACGAGACCGACTACGACAGCTACTTCGGCAGCGGGTCCGGCCAGGCCGTGCCGCTGGAGGAGTACGACACCGGCGGCTACGGCCGCTGA
- the rplJ gene encoding 50S ribosomal protein L10: MARPDKAAAVAELTDRFRTSSAGVLTEYRGLTVAQLKELRRSLGEHGSYAVVKNTLTAIAAKQAGLDAFDGQLSGPTAIAFITGDPVEAAKGLRAFARTNPQLVIKSGYLEGRALTAADVSSLADLESREVLLAKLAGALKASLTRAAYLFNAPLSQAVRTVDALRAKVEEAGGAPAPAAPADDAPAAEQAASEA; the protein is encoded by the coding sequence ATGGCCAGGCCTGACAAGGCGGCAGCAGTCGCCGAGCTCACGGACCGGTTCCGCACGTCCAGCGCGGGGGTTCTGACCGAGTACCGCGGGCTGACCGTCGCCCAGCTCAAGGAGCTGCGCCGCTCGCTCGGCGAGCACGGCAGCTACGCGGTCGTGAAGAACACCCTCACCGCCATCGCGGCCAAGCAGGCGGGCCTCGACGCGTTCGACGGCCAGCTGTCCGGCCCCACCGCGATCGCGTTCATCACCGGCGACCCCGTGGAGGCCGCCAAGGGCCTGCGCGCGTTCGCCCGCACCAACCCCCAGCTGGTGATCAAGAGCGGGTACCTCGAGGGCCGCGCCCTCACGGCCGCCGACGTCTCCAGCCTCGCGGACCTGGAGTCCCGCGAGGTCCTGCTGGCCAAGCTGGCCGGCGCGCTGAAGGCGTCGCTCACGCGCGCCGCGTACCTGTTCAACGCGCCGCTGTCGCAGGCCGTCCGCACCGTGGACGCGCTGCGCGCCAAGGTCGAGGAGGCCGGCGGCGCGCCGGCCCCGGCCGCGCCCGCCGACGACGCCCCCGCGGCGGAGCAGGCGGCGTCCGAGGCCTGA